A DNA window from Drosophila pseudoobscura strain MV-25-SWS-2005 chromosome 2, UCI_Dpse_MV25, whole genome shotgun sequence contains the following coding sequences:
- the RpS8 gene encoding 40S ribosomal protein S8 isoform X2: MGISRDSAHKRRSTGGKRKSLRKKRKFELGRPAANTKLGSSRVHSVRTRGGNSKLRALRLENGNFAWASEGVARKTRIADVVYNASNNELVRTKTLVKNSIVVIDATPFRQWYESHYVLPLGRKRNPKHAQKEDENDVLTKKRSEKVMKKYLERQKFGKVEQALEDQFTSGRILACISSRPGQCGRSDGYILEGKELEFYLKKIKSKK, from the exons ATGG GTATTAGCCGTGATAGTGCACACAAGCGCCGCTCTACTGGTGGCAAGCGCAAGTCGCTTCGCAAGAAGCGCAAGTTCGAGTTGGGTCGCCCCGCCGCCAACACCAAG cTCGGCTCCAGCCGCGTGCACTCTGTGCGCACTCGTGGAGGCAACAGCAAACTGCGTGCCCTGCGCCTGGAGAACGGCAACTTTGCCTGGGCCTCTGAGGGTGTTGCCCGCAAGACTCGTATCGCTGATGTCGTCTACAATGCGTCCAACAACGAGCTGGTGCGCACCAAGACACTGGTGAAGAACAGCATTGTGGTCATCGACGCGACGCCATTCCGCCAATGGTACGAGTCCCACTACGTGCTGCCCTTGGGACGCAAGCGCAACCCCAAGCACGCACAGAAGGAGGATGAGAACGATGTGCTGACCAAGAAGCGCAGTGAAAAGGTCATGAAGAAGTACCTGGAGCGTCAAAAGTTTGGCAAAGTTGAGCAGGCGTTGGAGGACCAGTTCACTTCTGGCCGCATCTTGG CCTGCATTTCTTCCCGCCCCGGTCAGTGCGGTCGCTCCGACGGCTACATTCTGGAAGGCAAGGAATTGGAGTTCTACCTTAAGAAGATCAAGTCTAAGAAGTAA
- the LOC6896718 gene encoding uncharacterized protein, giving the protein MDTSGELGVLKKMVHSVLVSSPERMTLQKLSRDYKQMVGSEVPHWQFGYTDVETFLRSMPDVIKVIGSGPMAIVQPLSTAKSAHIQNFVNNQKKISRKSRIPAAQKPSDLVFINEKKALSGPVYNLVNNFQPHMLPNSQQARVKNAQTTHPIDPIYSAQMRKMFDMHKYLYKNSNQNQVQRPHPRCNSTDNDPSGQTKKKEKNVSVAKQMPIEPYRSDDREVLPNFDQLKVDVSFGDDCNESDAFPEYAVDQRVLSFDYPRDAVRSDYKLPRRVLEKTLKVDERYFLQLVEVTNPHSFHFWIYDDYDLYDNFTHNMQQAYKNLDSATFTMPQCLMTPGHLCVVCPINSSEWERAKVVSHRKNNLRKTIKVELIDTGVIDTVYVKDVKFLMKEFAKLPPQGMQGRLAYVAPMSSRNWSSKAVNAFKNQVNNRRLFGKVEAIKHNIAHMVLVGTDNVNLNRSLIDSGLARRWF; this is encoded by the exons ATGGATACATCTGGAGAACTCGGAGTCCTAAAGAAGATGGTGCATTCTGTGCTGGTGTCGTCACCCGAGAGAATGACGCTCCAGAAACTATCTCGCGACTACAAGCAGATGGTGGGCTCAGAAGTGCCGCATTGGCAGTTCGGCTACACAGACGTcgaaacttttctccgctccATGCCAGACGTCATTAAG GTGATCGGCTCTGGGCCTATGGCTATTGTCCAGCCACTGTCAACTGCCAAATCCGCACACATCCAGAATTTCGTCAACAATCAGAAGAAGATATCCAGAAAGTCCAGAATTCCTGCTGCACAGAAGCCATCAGATTTGGTCTTTATCAACGAGAAGAAGGCCTTGTCTGGGCCGGTGTACAATCTGGTCAATAATTTTCAGCCGCATATGCTCCCTAACTCCCAGCAAGCTCGCGTGAAGAACGCCCAAACCACACATCCAATCGATCCGATCTATAGCGCCCAGATGAGAAAAATGTTTgacatgcataaatatttgtacaaaAACAGCAATCAAAATCAAGTTCAGCGTCCACATCCAAGATGCAATTCGACTGATAATGATCCAAGTGGCCAGACGaagaaaaaggagaaaaatgTGTCAGTTGCGAAGCAAATGCCCATCGAACCCTATAGATCCGACGATCGTGAGGTCCTACCCAATTTCGACCAgctgaaagtggatgtgtccTTCGGCGATGATTGCAACGAGAGTGATGCCTTTCCGGAATATGCTGTCGATCAACGTGTTCTCAGCTTCGACTATCCTCGCGACGCGGTTCGCTCCGATTACAAGCTGCCTCGTCGCGTCTTGGAAAAAACTCTCAAAGTGGATGAGCGATACTTCCTGCAGCTTGTGGAGGTGACCAATCCGCATAGCTTTCACTTTTGGATATACGACGACTACGACCTATATGATAACTTTACACACAACATGCAGCAAGCCTACAAAAATTTGGATTCGGCGACGTTCACGATGCCGCAGTGCCTGATGACGCCCGGCCATCTGTGTGTCGTCTGCCCCATTAATTCATCGGAGTGGGAGCGAGCCAAAGTCGTCAGTCACCGGAAGAACAATCTACGAAAGACTATTAAGGTGGAGCTCATCGATACGGGTGTCATCGATACCGTCTACGTTAAAGACGTGAAGTTTTTAATGAAAGAATTCGCCAAGTTGCCGCCGCAAGGAATGCAGGGCCGCCTGGCTTACGTGGCTCCGATGAGCAGTCGAAACTGGTCATCGAAGGCTGTCAACGCATTCAAAAATCAAGTGAACAACCGCAGACTCTTCGGAAAAGTTGAAGCTATCAAACACAACATCGCGCATATGGTGCTCGTCGGTACGGATAATGTAAACTTGAACCGTTCGCTGATTGACTCCGGCTTGGCGCGTCGCTGGTTCTAG
- the dgt1 gene encoding KAT8 regulatory NSL complex subunit 2: protein MDTFSPSKLRQCSRFMGAPCTPEKDQLLVDVAKIKSCANPTYECSQTRVDGHEFCIRHVLRDPRANYRQCTHVYTNGRKCINAVPKYDNKKEQILTTLCFEHNRQTQLQKTHVAVGRLRSGVETNETLLSTLSHHINVEDIKFEYPSIELDEDMIDVVSPHVAPFVNQDHRNGIENVIEKVRRRRRILDYASDSSSNDGDPPCVKNTAKDIEFLESENESIDSEDDDPLKHAGVYTRAEAVRIAELKVNKLQGLYRDELSHLQLVLKQRRRQYLHDIRREREIYCSIHDQLKETPHERKLYEQLKALNSYHRRQGVEAVLYKKFKEKRARDTLFASKSANNPKCIFTEGGVKCGERTLPCCKHCRKHILEDKRQVLFRACGVERSGVVCQEPVTSMLEDANCVLHLSVVPAKRQYIQKKCESETEEDEIPSTSTLITETEISADMMLSRSFRNVTTAHSEDRKNDIKLLRLSPKQSTAA, encoded by the exons ATGGATACTTTTTCCCCCAGCAAGCTGCGCCAGTGCTCCCGGTTCATGGGTGCACCTTGTACCCCGGAAAAAGATCAACTGTTGGTCGATGTGGCCAAAATAAAGTCGTGCGCCAATCCTACGTACGAATGCAGCCAGACGCGGGTTGACGGACATGAGTTTTGCATTCGCCACGTTCTTCGCGATCCCCGGGCAAACTACCGCCAGTGCACACATGTGTACACCAACGGAAGAAAGTGCATAAACGCGGTCCCCAAATATGATAACAAGAAGGAGCAGATACTCACTACACTTTGCTTCGAGCACAACCGACAGACGCAGCTGCAAAAGACGCATGTAGCCGTCGGTCGTCTCCGCAGTGGCGTCGAGACCAATGAGACGTTGCTCAGCACTCTTTCCCATCACATAAACGTAGAGGATATTAAGTTCGAGTATCCGAGCATAGAGCTGGATGAGGATATGATCGATGTTGTTTCACCGCACGTGGCACCGTTTG TTAATCAGGATCATCGAAATGGTATAGAGAATGTTATAGAAAAGGTCCGCCGCCGTCGTCGAATCTTAGATTACGCCTCCGACAGTTCCAGCAATGATGGAGATCCGCCTTGTGTGAAGAATACCGCCAAAGATATCGAGTTCCTTGAATCGGAGAACGAAAGCATCGATTCTGAAGACGATGATCCTCTAAA GCATGCCGGCGTCTACACTCGTGCTGAGGCTGTTCGGATTGCAGAGTTGAAAGTGAATAAACTTCAGGGCCTTTACCGCGATGAGCTGTCCCACTTGCAGCTTGTTCTGAAACAAAGGCGTCGGCAGTACCTGCACGACATTCGGCGAGAACGGGAAATCTACT GCAGTATCCACGATCAGCTTAAGGAGACGCCGCACGAGCGCAAGCTCTACGAACAACTTAAGGCGCTCAACAGCTACCATCGTCGGCAGGGCGTTGAGGCGGTTCTCTACAAAAAATTCAAAGAGAAACGCGCGCGGGACACGCTGTTTGCTTCGAAGTCGGCCAACAACCCCAAGTGTATTTTTACAGAGGGCGGCGTCAAATGTGGAGAGCGAACGCTGCCATGCTGCAAACACTGCCGCAAGCACATATTGGAGGATAAGCGCCAGGTTCTATTTCGTGCatgtggagtggagcggagcggtGTTGTATGCCAGGAGCCCGTGACTAGCATGCTTGAAGACGCGAACTGTGTGCTGCATCTGAGCGTGGTGCCAGCCAAGCGCCAGTACATACAAAAG AAATGCGAATCTGAGACCGAAGAAGACGAAATCCCTTCAACAAGTACTCTCATTACTGAAACTGAAATATCTGCCGACATGATGCTTTCCAGAAGCTTTCGCAATGTCACCACAGCACATAGCGAAGACAGAAAAAACGATATTAAGCTTCTGAGATTGTCACCCAAACAATCGACCGCTGCGTAA
- the LOC4800242 gene encoding uncharacterized protein isoform X3: protein MVGKNFKALSHFHRLTEYIVQCKHCGKTLSSKHTSSNLTRHLIRNHKLLARQIFAGEEGKMLAELKDELEAAASASEDMHMMDDGDGEGDGEGETKSAVRTIMGVQQQLDRQSQEAEMRNKEPFYEYVVDNTEDVGDKHDYPESSDMHHIVRADSASLSETTTQMDEKLKAETIYFNEMAELARSKRRLIDLQTKKLLLDMNVLEN, encoded by the exons ATGGTTGGCAAAAACTTCAAGGCCCTCTCGCATTTCCATCGCCTCACCGAATACATAGTACAGTGCAAGCACTGCGGCAAAACACTCTCCTCCAAACACACTTCATCGAATCTGACGCGCCACCTAATAAGGAACCACAAGCTACTGGCTCGACAGATTTTTGCGGGCGAAGAAGGCAAGATGCTGGCTGAGCTAAAGGACGAGTTGGAGGCGGCGGCCTCGGCCTCTGAGGACATGCACATGATGgacgatggcgacggcgaGGGGGACGGCGAAGGCGAGACCAAGAGTGCTGTTCGCACGATTATGGGCGTTCAGCAACAGCTGGATCGACAGAGCCAGGAAGCGGAGATGCGGAACAAA GAACCCTTTTACGAGTACGTCGTTGACAACACCGAAGACGTTGGGGATAAGCATGATTATCCCGAATCGAGCGACATGCACCACATAGTCCGAGCGGACTCCGCCTCGCTTTCGGAGACCACCACGCAAATGGACGAGAAGCTCAAAGCTGAGACAATATACTTTAATGAGATGGCCGAATTGGCCAGATCCAAGCGGAGACTAATCGACCTGCAGACCAAGAAGCTCCTCCTCGATATGAACGTTCTGGAAAACTAA
- the LOC4800242 gene encoding uncharacterized protein isoform X1, producing MVGKNFKALSHFHRLTEYIVQCKHCGKTLSSKHTSSNLTRHLIRNHKLLARQIFAGEEGKMLAELKDELEAAASASEDMHMMDDGDGEGDGEGETKSAVRTIMGVQQQLDRQSQEAEMRNKVIGKNNKLWAHFVRMSEFMAKCKHCGKTLSSKHSSSNLMRHIVRRHPNLSKTLDHSHHHLMVPKKEIVCNIERRQMADPLEKVNFDDVDSIIEKVTDHLEDEVTSISLQEPFYEYVVDNTEDVGDKHDYPESSDMHHIVRADSASLSETTTQMDEKLKAETIYFNEMAELARSKRRLIDLQTKKLLLDMNVLEN from the exons ATGGTTGGCAAAAACTTCAAGGCCCTCTCGCATTTCCATCGCCTCACCGAATACATAGTACAGTGCAAGCACTGCGGCAAAACACTCTCCTCCAAACACACTTCATCGAATCTGACGCGCCACCTAATAAGGAACCACAAGCTACTGGCTCGACAGATTTTTGCGGGCGAAGAAGGCAAGATGCTGGCTGAGCTAAAGGACGAGTTGGAGGCGGCGGCCTCGGCCTCTGAGGACATGCACATGATGgacgatggcgacggcgaGGGGGACGGCGAAGGCGAGACCAAGAGTGCTGTTCGCACGATTATGGGCGTTCAGCAACAGCTGGATCGACAGAGCCAGGAAGCGGAGATGCGGAACAAAGTAATTGGCAAGAACAACAAGCTGTGGGCGCACTTTGTGCGTATGTCGGAGTTTATGGCCAAATGCAAGCACTGTGGGAAGACATTATCCTCCAAACACTCGTCGTCCAACTTGATGCGTCACATCGTGCGCCGCCATCCCAATCTGTCGAAGACCTTAGACCACTCGCATCATCACTTGATGGTGCCCAAAAAAGAGATCGTGTGCAACATTGAGCGCAGGCAGATGGCGGATCCACTGGAGAAAGTCAACTTCGATGATGTAGATAGCATTATAGAGAAGGTGACGGATCATTTGGAGGACGAG GTAACTTCGATTTCGCTGCAGGAACCCTTTTACGAGTACGTCGTTGACAACACCGAAGACGTTGGGGATAAGCATGATTATCCCGAATCGAGCGACATGCACCACATAGTCCGAGCGGACTCCGCCTCGCTTTCGGAGACCACCACGCAAATGGACGAGAAGCTCAAAGCTGAGACAATATACTTTAATGAGATGGCCGAATTGGCCAGATCCAAGCGGAGACTAATCGACCTGCAGACCAAGAAGCTCCTCCTCGATATGAACGTTCTGGAAAACTAA
- the LOC4800242 gene encoding uncharacterized protein isoform X2, with the protein MVGKNFKALSHFHRLTEYIVQCKHCGKTLSSKHTSSNLTRHLIRNHKLLARQIFAGEEGKMLAELKDELEAAASASEDMHMMDDGDGEGDGEGETKSAVRTIMGVQQQLDRQSQEAEMRNKVIGKNNKLWAHFVRMSEFMAKCKHCGKTLSSKHSSSNLMRHIVRRHPNLSKTLDHSHHHLMVPKKEIVCNIERRQMADPLEKVNFDDVDSIIEKVTDHLEDEEPFYEYVVDNTEDVGDKHDYPESSDMHHIVRADSASLSETTTQMDEKLKAETIYFNEMAELARSKRRLIDLQTKKLLLDMNVLEN; encoded by the exons ATGGTTGGCAAAAACTTCAAGGCCCTCTCGCATTTCCATCGCCTCACCGAATACATAGTACAGTGCAAGCACTGCGGCAAAACACTCTCCTCCAAACACACTTCATCGAATCTGACGCGCCACCTAATAAGGAACCACAAGCTACTGGCTCGACAGATTTTTGCGGGCGAAGAAGGCAAGATGCTGGCTGAGCTAAAGGACGAGTTGGAGGCGGCGGCCTCGGCCTCTGAGGACATGCACATGATGgacgatggcgacggcgaGGGGGACGGCGAAGGCGAGACCAAGAGTGCTGTTCGCACGATTATGGGCGTTCAGCAACAGCTGGATCGACAGAGCCAGGAAGCGGAGATGCGGAACAAAGTAATTGGCAAGAACAACAAGCTGTGGGCGCACTTTGTGCGTATGTCGGAGTTTATGGCCAAATGCAAGCACTGTGGGAAGACATTATCCTCCAAACACTCGTCGTCCAACTTGATGCGTCACATCGTGCGCCGCCATCCCAATCTGTCGAAGACCTTAGACCACTCGCATCATCACTTGATGGTGCCCAAAAAAGAGATCGTGTGCAACATTGAGCGCAGGCAGATGGCGGATCCACTGGAGAAAGTCAACTTCGATGATGTAGATAGCATTATAGAGAAGGTGACGGATCATTTGGAGGACGAG GAACCCTTTTACGAGTACGTCGTTGACAACACCGAAGACGTTGGGGATAAGCATGATTATCCCGAATCGAGCGACATGCACCACATAGTCCGAGCGGACTCCGCCTCGCTTTCGGAGACCACCACGCAAATGGACGAGAAGCTCAAAGCTGAGACAATATACTTTAATGAGATGGCCGAATTGGCCAGATCCAAGCGGAGACTAATCGACCTGCAGACCAAGAAGCTCCTCCTCGATATGAACGTTCTGGAAAACTAA
- the Zip99C gene encoding zinc transporter ZIP13 homolog has protein sequence MSTNSSFFDEHLTMLYANLMNNYVPEYFKSFQYTPWVFSLLGSVVIGLSGIFPLLIIPSEEKLAKNGYKDPAESKFLRVLLSFAVGGLLGDVFLHLLPEAWEGDHQSSSGELGDSHPSLRSGLWVLAGILIFTIVEKIFSGYTNADEENPQPKCVEIANCLLRRHGGKLPEGGTSESCGGACDIEDVDKVCFLREREQKSKEQKEQPRKVAGYLNLLANSIDNFTHGLAVAGSFLVSFRHGVLATFAILLHEIPHEVGDFAILLRSGFSRWDAARAQLLTAGAGLLGALVAIGGSGVTSAMEARTSWIMPFTAGGFLHISLVTVLPDLLKEEERKESIKQLLALVFGIALMAVMTTLFEH, from the exons ATGAGCACAAATAGCAGCTTTTTTGATGAACATTTAACCATGCTATACGCAAATCTGATGAACAATTACGTGCCAGAGTACTTTAAGAGCTTCCAGTACACCCCGTGGGTGTTCTCGCTGCTGGGTTCGGTGGTTATCGGCCTCAGTGGCATCTTTCCACTGCTCATCATTCCGTCAGAGGAGAAACTGGCCAAAAATGGATACAAAGACC CTGCGGAATCAAAGTTCCTGCGAGTGCTCCTGAGCTTCGCAGTGGGAGGACTGCTGGGGGATGTGTTCCTCCATTTGCTACCAGAGGCCTGGGAGGGCGATCACCAGAGCTCCTCGGGGGAATTGGGGGACAGCCACCCATCGCTGCGCTCCGGACTGTGGGTGCTCGCTGGCATACTGATCTTCACAATAGTGGAGAAAATCTTCTCCGGCTACACGAACGCAGACGAGGAGAATCCCCAGCCCAAGTGCGTGGAGATCGCAAACTGCCTGCTGCGCCGCCATGGGGGCAAGCTGCCGGAGGGGGGAACCTCCGAGAGCTGCGGCGGAGCCTGTGACATTGAGGACGTGGACAAGGTCTGTTTCTTGCGCGAGCGAGAGCAGAAGTCCAAGGAGCAGAAAGAACAGCCCAGGAAGGTCGCCGGATACCTGAACCTGCTGGCCAATTCCATCGACAACTTTACGCACGGCCTGGCGGTGGCTGGATCTTTTCTGGTCTCCTTCAGACACGGAGTCCTGGCCACATTCGCCATACTGT TGCACGAGATCCCCCACGAAGTCGGGGACTTTGCCATTCTTCTGCGCTCCGGATTCAGTCGCTGGGATGCGGCTCGGGCACAGCTGCtaacagcaggagcaggactaCTTGGTGCCCTGGTGGCGATCGGAGGCTCCGGTGTAACCTCAGCCATGG AGGCACGCACCTCGTGGATCATGCCCTTTACCGCTGGCGGCTTCCTGCACATTTCGCTGGTCACAGTATTACCTGATCTCTTAAAAGAAGAGGAACGCAAGGAATCCATTAAGCAGCTGCTAGCCCTGGTCTTTGGCATTGCATTAATGGCTGTCATGACGACGCTTTTCGAACACTAA
- the RpS8 gene encoding 40S ribosomal protein S8 isoform X1, which yields MLITNTYSMWPGTWLDLKLVSIRFLHWSIGKEGISRDSAHKRRSTGGKRKSLRKKRKFELGRPAANTKLGSSRVHSVRTRGGNSKLRALRLENGNFAWASEGVARKTRIADVVYNASNNELVRTKTLVKNSIVVIDATPFRQWYESHYVLPLGRKRNPKHAQKEDENDVLTKKRSEKVMKKYLERQKFGKVEQALEDQFTSGRILACISSRPGQCGRSDGYILEGKELEFYLKKIKSKK from the exons ATGCTGATCACGAACACTTATTCGATGTGGCCTGGGACATGGCTAGATTTAAAATTGGTTTCTATACGGTTTCTCCATTGGTCCATTGGGAAAGAGG GTATTAGCCGTGATAGTGCACACAAGCGCCGCTCTACTGGTGGCAAGCGCAAGTCGCTTCGCAAGAAGCGCAAGTTCGAGTTGGGTCGCCCCGCCGCCAACACCAAG cTCGGCTCCAGCCGCGTGCACTCTGTGCGCACTCGTGGAGGCAACAGCAAACTGCGTGCCCTGCGCCTGGAGAACGGCAACTTTGCCTGGGCCTCTGAGGGTGTTGCCCGCAAGACTCGTATCGCTGATGTCGTCTACAATGCGTCCAACAACGAGCTGGTGCGCACCAAGACACTGGTGAAGAACAGCATTGTGGTCATCGACGCGACGCCATTCCGCCAATGGTACGAGTCCCACTACGTGCTGCCCTTGGGACGCAAGCGCAACCCCAAGCACGCACAGAAGGAGGATGAGAACGATGTGCTGACCAAGAAGCGCAGTGAAAAGGTCATGAAGAAGTACCTGGAGCGTCAAAAGTTTGGCAAAGTTGAGCAGGCGTTGGAGGACCAGTTCACTTCTGGCCGCATCTTGG CCTGCATTTCTTCCCGCCCCGGTCAGTGCGGTCGCTCCGACGGCTACATTCTGGAAGGCAAGGAATTGGAGTTCTACCTTAAGAAGATCAAGTCTAAGAAGTAA